The proteins below come from a single Saccharophagus degradans 2-40 genomic window:
- a CDS encoding DUF6999 family protein, with amino-acid sequence MKTSAYIKAIAQDNSLPIEQAAVDLWLKDLANPFRWTLRPLLQFVFAVLLHLIWFIKRLPLPQFSAHGLLQTLICWFCKNLVSYEANMLILRHYTTESNILNFLIANHRPTHSGDIAPNTQPQHIAPLKLYPQTIDDMQIASFVNHDQELFRVFAEMGPWQHAPFNQAYAQENLKWNNWVSITENSFQVERKATQVLDFESAHALFMCLFCFLLKRDEYRDAINGFNLDQSMAIRIGQLVGNPTLTEMAYNKYPHYLVGPWNLGQRFLMHGFFTEYMYAFLEPIRKQANTSAIDK; translated from the coding sequence GTGAAAACTAGTGCTTATATAAAAGCCATCGCACAGGATAACTCGCTACCAATTGAACAGGCGGCCGTAGACCTGTGGCTTAAAGACTTAGCCAACCCATTTCGCTGGACGCTACGCCCCCTATTACAATTTGTATTTGCGGTTTTACTGCACCTTATTTGGTTTATTAAACGCCTGCCTCTCCCCCAATTTAGTGCCCACGGCTTATTGCAAACGCTTATCTGCTGGTTTTGTAAAAACCTTGTAAGCTACGAAGCCAATATGCTTATTCTTCGCCATTACACCACCGAATCAAACATACTTAACTTTTTAATCGCCAACCATCGACCCACCCACTCTGGCGACATAGCGCCTAATACGCAGCCACAGCATATCGCCCCGCTAAAACTCTACCCACAAACCATTGACGATATGCAAATAGCCAGCTTTGTCAATCACGACCAAGAGCTGTTTCGCGTATTTGCCGAGATGGGGCCTTGGCAGCACGCGCCATTCAACCAAGCTTACGCACAAGAAAATTTAAAGTGGAATAACTGGGTTTCTATTACAGAGAATTCGTTTCAAGTAGAACGCAAAGCAACACAAGTGCTCGATTTCGAAAGTGCCCACGCATTGTTTATGTGCTTGTTTTGTTTTTTACTCAAGCGCGACGAGTACAGAGACGCTATAAACGGGTTCAACCTAGACCAATCTATGGCTATTCGTATAGGCCAACTAGTGGGCAACCCAACGCTTACAGAAATGGCTTACAACAAATACCCGCATTATTTAGTTGGCCCGTGGAACCTAGGCCAACGTTTTTTAATGCACGGCTTTTTTACAGAGTATATGTACGCTTTTCTTGAACCAATTAGAAAGCAAGCCAACACAAGCGCAATCGACAAGTAA
- a CDS encoding adenosylcobinamide-GDP ribazoletransferase, translated as MSEHGDKQSSAQVDSQVNKQAYKQNLSGSNLMGWRKQLHVFFNAVVFFTRLPAPSYIQFNESFLQDAARYFPLVGAIVAALVWCSLSLALFILPVPIAVILAMIVSVLITGAFHEDGLADCADAFGGGYGKEQILTIMHDSRLGTYGVIALCASLGLKFCLLFYLVSYSVTFYIQFNFQLLVILLLANSVSRWLAVVLMYCTPYVAFTGSSKSKPIASRVARLSVVVASVTALGFLSLAANNFGWLVFAALPPLLAIVYILARRYFIRHIGGVNGDCLGAVQQVSELSILLTLCAFAHSGCI; from the coding sequence TTGAGCGAGCATGGCGATAAACAAAGTAGCGCTCAAGTTGATAGCCAAGTTAACAAGCAAGCTTATAAGCAAAATCTATCTGGTTCTAATCTAATGGGTTGGCGTAAGCAGTTGCATGTGTTTTTTAATGCCGTTGTTTTTTTCACTCGTCTTCCTGCGCCGTCATATATTCAATTTAATGAATCTTTTCTGCAAGATGCTGCGCGTTATTTCCCTTTAGTGGGTGCCATAGTTGCAGCACTTGTGTGGTGTTCGCTTAGTTTAGCGCTTTTTATATTGCCCGTACCTATTGCGGTTATATTGGCAATGATAGTGAGTGTATTAATTACCGGTGCATTCCACGAAGATGGTTTAGCAGATTGCGCCGATGCATTTGGTGGTGGCTACGGTAAAGAGCAAATTCTTACCATTATGCATGATTCGCGTTTAGGTACTTACGGAGTGATAGCGTTGTGCGCAAGCCTAGGCCTAAAGTTTTGCTTATTGTTTTACTTGGTGAGTTACAGCGTTACATTTTATATACAGTTTAATTTTCAACTTTTGGTTATATTGCTTCTGGCCAACAGCGTAAGTCGCTGGTTGGCCGTTGTGCTAATGTATTGTACGCCCTATGTTGCGTTTACTGGCTCGTCAAAAAGTAAACCTATTGCATCTCGTGTAGCGCGCTTATCGGTTGTAGTAGCATCTGTTACTGCGCTAGGTTTTTTATCGCTTGCAGCCAATAATTTTGGTTGGTTGGTATTTGCCGCTTTACCGCCACTGTTAGCTATAGTATATATACTAGCGCGACGTTATTTTATTCGACACATTGGCGGAGTGAATGGCGATTGCTTAGGTGCGGTGCAGCAGGTAAGCGAATTGTCTATTTTGCTTACTCTATGTGCGTTCGCTCATTCTGGTTGTATATAA
- a CDS encoding lytic polysaccharide monooxygenase: MFAKKITYSTIALAIAGLSGNALSHGLMVDPPSRNALCGMIEKPDQATSPACQQAFQNDFNGGYQFMSVLTHDIGRQGGTSNNVCGFDSETWNGGATPWDAAIDWPTTQISSGPLEIDWNISWGPHWDDTEEFVYYITKPDFVYQVGVPLSWSDFEATPFCQLDYSDANPNANPGVSTTKSANLFHTQCNVPARSGRHVIYGEWGRNYFTYERFHGCMDVTFGGSNPPPSNQAPTANAQSVNVSSGSSVSITLSGSDVDGVISSYAIAAAPSNGSLSGSGAQRLYTPNGNFSGSDSFQFTVTDDDGATSNAATVSINVSSQPEPEPEPEPEPEPEPGTGASCEHVVVNAWDSGFQGAIRITNTSDQNINGWNVSWSYNNGTTISQLWNANFSGSNPYSASNLGWNATIQPGQTVEFGFTGNGSVPAAPAVTGAVCN; the protein is encoded by the coding sequence ATGTTCGCAAAGAAAATTACATACTCCACTATAGCCTTGGCCATCGCAGGGCTTTCTGGTAACGCACTATCTCACGGCTTAATGGTAGACCCGCCTTCGCGTAACGCGCTGTGTGGGATGATAGAAAAACCTGACCAAGCAACATCACCCGCCTGCCAGCAAGCTTTCCAAAATGACTTTAATGGCGGCTACCAATTTATGAGCGTGCTAACCCACGACATAGGTCGCCAAGGCGGCACGTCTAATAATGTGTGTGGCTTTGATAGCGAAACCTGGAATGGCGGTGCAACCCCGTGGGATGCCGCAATTGATTGGCCAACCACTCAAATTAGTTCTGGCCCGTTAGAAATAGATTGGAATATTTCTTGGGGCCCTCACTGGGACGACACCGAAGAGTTTGTTTACTACATTACCAAGCCTGACTTTGTATACCAGGTAGGTGTACCGCTCAGCTGGAGCGATTTCGAGGCAACACCTTTTTGCCAACTCGACTACAGCGATGCAAACCCAAACGCAAACCCTGGCGTATCCACCACCAAAAGTGCCAACCTATTTCACACTCAATGTAACGTACCTGCGCGCTCTGGCCGCCACGTGATTTACGGTGAATGGGGGCGCAACTACTTTACCTACGAGCGATTCCACGGCTGTATGGATGTTACCTTTGGCGGTAGCAACCCACCCCCTAGCAACCAAGCGCCAACAGCTAACGCTCAATCTGTAAATGTAAGTAGCGGTAGCAGTGTCTCTATTACCTTAAGCGGCAGCGATGTAGATGGTGTTATTAGCAGTTACGCAATTGCAGCAGCACCTAGTAACGGAAGTTTAAGCGGGTCTGGCGCGCAGCGTTTATACACACCTAATGGCAATTTCTCGGGTTCGGATAGCTTCCAATTCACAGTAACCGATGATGACGGAGCAACATCCAATGCCGCGACCGTTAGCATTAATGTAAGCTCTCAACCAGAACCAGAACCCGAACCCGAGCCAGAACCAGAGCCCGAACCAGGAACTGGCGCTAGCTGTGAGCACGTTGTTGTAAATGCTTGGGATAGTGGCTTCCAAGGCGCTATTCGCATAACTAACACTAGCGACCAAAATATTAACGGCTGGAATGTAAGCTGGAGCTACAACAATGGCACTACAATTAGCCAGTTGTGGAATGCAAACTTCTCGGGCAGCAACCCTTACAGCGCAAGCAACCTAGGTTGGAACGCAACCATTCAACCAGGCCAAACTGTTGAATTTGGGTTTACCGGTAACGGCTCTGTACCCGCGGCACCAGCAGTAACGGGTGCGGTTTGTAATTAG
- the cobO gene encoding cob(I)yrinic acid a,c-diamide adenosyltransferase — protein sequence MTDNNSSASENTNSNESASEKEQREHKEAMQTTQKVVRDKIKAAKEKRGVVIYLWGNGKGKSSSGFGTLLRAVGHGQRAAIIQFIKGTWKTGEEAFFRDHPSVEHHIMGTGFTWDSQDKQKDIAAAQEVWLKAEQCLASEDINLVLMDEITYMFDYGYLSLETCIAAIKNRPLKQNVILTGRSPIAELIELADTVSEIREVKHAFHAGVKAQKGIEF from the coding sequence ATGACAGACAACAATAGCAGTGCCTCTGAAAATACAAATTCTAATGAAAGCGCAAGTGAGAAAGAGCAGCGTGAACATAAAGAAGCAATGCAAACCACGCAAAAAGTTGTGCGCGACAAAATAAAAGCCGCCAAAGAAAAACGCGGGGTGGTTATTTATCTTTGGGGTAATGGCAAGGGTAAAAGTAGCTCGGGCTTCGGCACTCTGTTGCGCGCTGTGGGGCATGGTCAACGCGCGGCTATTATTCAGTTTATTAAAGGCACTTGGAAAACAGGTGAAGAGGCATTCTTTCGCGATCACCCAAGTGTTGAACATCATATTATGGGTACCGGCTTCACCTGGGATAGCCAAGATAAACAAAAAGATATTGCCGCCGCACAAGAAGTATGGCTAAAAGCAGAGCAGTGCTTGGCAAGCGAAGACATTAACTTAGTGTTGATGGATGAAATAACGTATATGTTTGATTACGGTTATTTATCACTTGAAACGTGCATCGCTGCTATTAAAAATCGTCCGCTTAAGCAAAACGTTATTCTTACCGGTCGCAGCCCTATAGCCGAGCTTATAGAGCTTGCAGATACAGTAAGCGAAATAAGAGAAGTGAAACACGCGTTCCACGCCGGTGTTAAAGCGCAAAAAGGTATCGAATTTTGA
- a CDS encoding iron-containing redox enzyme family protein, producing the protein MENTLNPHAQNCLQALMRCWFDFERRIQRVPIITRLNAGKFSNDDYLALLLNLRQQVIEGSRWIARSASSFDRNHAQVRSIAIGHAQDEHKDYLLLEKDFVNAGGNLTTIEQAPRNAGSEALHAYLMYRASQPNPIDMLGAMWIIEGLGQKMASEWAERIDALIPAKYATQFMRYHSENDETHMQELYHLLDLTCTSTAAQTSIVKTATVVGRLYAMQLEEIDSEN; encoded by the coding sequence ATGGAAAACACACTAAACCCACACGCTCAAAACTGCTTGCAGGCGCTAATGCGCTGCTGGTTTGATTTTGAACGACGCATTCAGCGCGTACCCATTATTACCCGCCTAAATGCAGGTAAATTTAGTAACGACGATTATCTAGCGCTGCTATTAAATTTACGCCAACAGGTAATAGAAGGGTCCCGCTGGATAGCCCGCAGCGCATCGAGTTTTGATCGTAACCACGCACAAGTGCGCTCGATAGCCATTGGCCACGCGCAGGATGAGCACAAAGACTACCTATTACTAGAAAAAGATTTTGTAAACGCAGGTGGCAACTTAACCACTATCGAACAAGCTCCACGCAATGCGGGTAGCGAAGCATTACACGCCTATTTAATGTATAGAGCCAGCCAGCCCAACCCTATTGATATGCTTGGCGCCATGTGGATTATTGAAGGCTTAGGGCAAAAAATGGCAAGTGAATGGGCCGAGAGAATTGATGCATTAATTCCAGCAAAATACGCCACCCAGTTTATGCGCTACCACAGTGAAAACGACGAGACGCACATGCAAGAGCTGTATCACCTATTGGACTTAACCTGCACGAGTACAGCGGCGCAAACTTCCATTGTTAAAACAGCAACGGTGGTTGGCCGCCTGTATGCCATGCAACTAGAGGAAATCGACAGTGAAAACTAG
- a CDS encoding TonB-dependent receptor plug domain-containing protein, producing the protein MVLRLNFAVVASLSFISTLCCAPAFAESNAKEQSLEEIIVVANRSEVPIRQVGSTVSVLTEEDLAIRQNSLLADTLRSVPGVQVSQSGGLGKTTSVRLRGEEAHRTLLLIDGINVADASSVQIAPHFEDLLSSQIGRVEILRGPQGMMYGADAGGVVSLSSKASTKPFEADLALEGGSYKTHTQAGNIRGTTGALGYSLSASNLSNEGFNVREVDTENEKDGYQNTTLHGRFGVQLTDSTGVELVLRDVDAEAEFDGCGWPTSMDCLAESQSRAYRVAVHSTEEKYQQVVSLSKNTIERANIGLSDGSVSLDSRGEVSQLQYLGRYHFNNVLKFVFGADRKEEAFYNLLSEVEQDRGNNGVFVDAQVSLTDSFFYTIGARHDDNEDFGRHTSLRLTGAYLLPVSHGELKLKGSYGTGFRAPSLYEINYNNGSYVAEDAPKSFVEEQSKGFDFGLEWQLAGESYIEAVLFSTTIEDEIYFDLANFCCYLQDEGETDSKGFELSGAWEQSEHLLLGANYTYNRTSLSDSTTLSGAKGGDPRARRPKHIVNLSAQTFWLEKRLQLALFMRSISNSVDYPFGADSAKALDDYQVLDFSARWTFDSTAQAYIRASNVLDENYQEVDGYNTAGASAYIGMRLSF; encoded by the coding sequence ATGGTTCTGCGTCTTAACTTTGCTGTTGTCGCGAGTCTATCTTTTATTAGCACGCTTTGCTGTGCCCCTGCTTTTGCAGAATCTAATGCTAAAGAACAATCTTTAGAAGAAATTATTGTAGTAGCTAACCGTTCAGAAGTACCTATTCGCCAAGTCGGGTCTACGGTTTCTGTGCTCACCGAAGAAGATTTGGCCATTCGCCAAAACAGCCTGCTTGCCGATACCCTGCGCAGCGTACCTGGTGTGCAAGTTTCTCAAAGCGGTGGTTTAGGTAAAACAACCAGCGTGCGTTTGCGCGGTGAAGAGGCTCATCGCACGTTACTATTAATAGATGGCATAAACGTAGCGGATGCGAGCAGCGTGCAAATCGCCCCGCATTTTGAAGACTTACTAAGCAGCCAAATTGGCCGGGTAGAAATTTTGCGTGGCCCGCAAGGTATGATGTATGGCGCAGATGCAGGTGGTGTAGTAAGCCTGTCGAGCAAAGCCTCAACTAAACCTTTTGAGGCAGACCTCGCGCTAGAAGGCGGTAGTTACAAAACCCATACTCAAGCGGGCAATATTCGCGGTACCACAGGTGCTTTAGGTTATTCTTTAAGTGCTAGCAACCTGTCTAACGAAGGTTTTAACGTGCGTGAAGTTGATACCGAAAACGAAAAAGATGGCTACCAAAATACCACGCTACACGGTCGGTTTGGTGTTCAGCTAACCGATAGTACTGGCGTAGAGTTGGTGTTGCGCGACGTTGACGCAGAAGCCGAGTTCGACGGATGCGGCTGGCCAACTTCGATGGATTGCTTAGCTGAGTCGCAATCGCGCGCTTATCGAGTGGCTGTTCATTCTACTGAAGAAAAATATCAGCAGGTTGTAAGCCTATCTAAAAATACCATTGAGCGCGCAAATATAGGTCTTTCCGATGGCAGTGTTAGCCTAGATAGCCGCGGCGAAGTTTCGCAGCTACAGTATTTAGGCCGTTATCATTTTAACAATGTTTTGAAATTTGTGTTTGGCGCAGATAGAAAAGAAGAGGCTTTCTACAACCTATTAAGCGAAGTAGAGCAAGATCGCGGTAATAATGGTGTGTTTGTTGATGCGCAGGTTTCTCTAACTGATTCGTTCTTTTACACCATTGGTGCGCGCCACGACGATAACGAAGATTTTGGCCGGCACACAAGCTTACGCTTAACGGGTGCTTATTTATTGCCAGTAAGCCACGGCGAGTTAAAATTAAAGGGTAGCTACGGCACGGGTTTTCGCGCTCCATCGCTGTATGAAATTAACTACAATAACGGTAGTTATGTTGCAGAAGACGCGCCAAAAAGCTTTGTAGAAGAACAAAGTAAAGGTTTTGATTTTGGTTTGGAGTGGCAGCTAGCGGGCGAAAGTTACATTGAAGCCGTATTGTTTAGCACCACAATCGAAGATGAAATATATTTCGATTTGGCAAACTTCTGTTGTTACTTACAAGACGAAGGTGAAACAGATTCAAAAGGGTTTGAACTTTCTGGTGCCTGGGAGCAGAGCGAGCACTTATTGTTAGGGGCTAATTACACCTACAATAGAACATCGCTGTCTGATAGCACCACACTAAGTGGCGCCAAGGGTGGTGACCCGCGCGCGCGCAGACCCAAACACATTGTTAACCTGTCGGCACAAACTTTCTGGTTAGAAAAGCGTTTGCAGTTAGCCTTGTTTATGCGTTCTATCTCCAATAGTGTCGATTACCCCTTTGGTGCCGATTCCGCGAAAGCGCTCGACGATTACCAAGTGTTGGATTTTAGTGCGCGCTGGACATTCGATTCGACTGCGCAAGCCTATATTCGCGCAAGTAATGTATTAGACGAAAATTATCAAGAAGTGGATGGCTACAACACGGCTGGCGCTTCGGCATATATTGGTATGCGTTTATCGTTCTAA
- the cobC gene encoding alpha-ribazole phosphatase — translation MLYFIRHTQIKLTEGTCYGRLDIPLAGSYFEERALVKARLARLLGDTPAEQIEFHTSPLGRCEALAQYLAVGEAISADDRLLEMNFGDWEGKSWAEIPVAEVDAWAKDTAHYVVPNGESYRDVESRCANFLLELASDKTHVIVTHAGVIKACIKLIKKQSLKQVLKMHIGFGEIISL, via the coding sequence ATGTTGTATTTTATTCGTCATACTCAAATTAAATTGACGGAAGGAACTTGTTACGGAAGACTCGACATACCCCTCGCGGGCTCTTACTTCGAAGAGCGTGCTCTGGTTAAAGCTAGGTTGGCTCGCCTGTTAGGTGATACGCCAGCCGAGCAAATAGAATTTCATACTAGCCCACTTGGCCGCTGTGAAGCATTGGCGCAGTACCTAGCTGTAGGCGAGGCTATTTCTGCGGACGATCGCCTGCTGGAAATGAATTTTGGCGATTGGGAAGGCAAGTCTTGGGCAGAAATACCCGTAGCCGAGGTGGATGCCTGGGCAAAAGATACTGCCCATTATGTAGTGCCTAATGGCGAAAGCTATCGCGATGTGGAATCGCGCTGTGCTAATTTTTTATTGGAATTGGCCAGCGATAAAACCCATGTGATTGTCACCCATGCCGGTGTGATCAAAGCGTGTATTAAGCTAATTAAAAAACAATCGCTTAAACAAGTTTTAAAAATGCATATAGGCTTCGGCGAAATTATTTCGCTTTAG
- the cobT gene encoding nicotinate-nucleotide--dimethylbenzimidazole phosphoribosyltransferase — MSYSIPALSDAILPKLQHKVDTKTKPLGALGLLENLAVQIGYIQQTLTPAINKPHMLVFAGDHGVANSGVSAYPQVVTQQMVLNFLAGGAAINVFCAQHGIALKIIDAGVNAELAEHPLLVNAKVAHGTNNYLEQAAMSVAQCEQALASGKVQVASVAAQGCNTIAFGEMGIGNTSAAALLMHVLTGVPLDECVGKGTGLDDEGVKNKLALLQKAANLHSLSAQNPMEALRCVGGLEIAMMVGAFLEAARLQMVIVVDGFIASAAALVAVHLCPLVLEYCIFSHCSDEHGHKHMINALGVTPLLQLGLRLGEGSGAAVAMPLLQSAVLFLNKMASFEAAGVSQAEGN; from the coding sequence TTGAGTTATTCCATTCCCGCGTTAAGCGATGCAATTTTACCAAAGCTGCAACACAAAGTTGATACTAAAACTAAGCCCCTAGGTGCCCTTGGTTTGCTAGAGAATCTAGCCGTTCAAATAGGTTATATACAGCAAACACTTACCCCCGCAATTAATAAACCGCACATGCTTGTGTTTGCGGGTGATCACGGTGTTGCAAATAGTGGTGTAAGCGCCTACCCGCAAGTTGTAACGCAACAAATGGTGCTAAATTTTTTGGCTGGGGGGGCAGCTATCAATGTGTTTTGCGCACAGCATGGTATTGCCTTAAAAATAATAGATGCGGGCGTAAATGCCGAGTTGGCCGAGCACCCTCTATTAGTAAACGCCAAAGTTGCGCACGGCACTAATAATTATTTAGAGCAGGCTGCTATGAGTGTGGCCCAATGCGAGCAAGCGTTGGCAAGCGGTAAAGTTCAGGTTGCTTCGGTTGCAGCGCAGGGGTGCAATACAATTGCCTTTGGTGAAATGGGTATTGGTAATACATCCGCCGCAGCGCTATTAATGCATGTGCTTACCGGTGTGCCGCTAGACGAGTGTGTAGGTAAAGGCACGGGCTTGGATGATGAGGGTGTTAAAAATAAATTAGCGCTGTTACAAAAGGCAGCCAATTTGCACAGCTTGAGCGCGCAAAACCCAATGGAGGCTTTGCGGTGTGTGGGCGGTTTAGAAATAGCGATGATGGTGGGTGCCTTTTTAGAGGCCGCGCGCCTGCAAATGGTTATTGTTGTGGATGGCTTTATTGCATCTGCAGCAGCGCTTGTTGCCGTGCATCTTTGCCCGCTGGTGTTGGAGTATTGTATTTTTAGCCACTGTTCCGATGAGCACGGCCACAAGCATATGATTAACGCCTTAGGGGTTACACCTTTATTGCAGTTGGGGTTGCGTTTGGGCGAGGGCTCGGGGGCAGCAGTCGCAATGCCGTTGTTGCAATCTGCGGTGTTATTTTTAAATAAAATGGCATCGTTCGAAGCTGCTGGTGTGTCGCAAGCAGAAGGTAATTAA
- the creD gene encoding cell envelope integrity protein CreD → MQKQIAFKLLAIFIVGLMVLIPVGMVEYKVYERQSFMDDARASVAQSWTGKQSILTPIIILPYVIKPLAPSAFVTATGAPVENTKEQVLYAIVQPDELVTNAVVNNKTIYKGIYEVPVYDSQIKITGVFSKRSVSERLSQIQQIAHFHRFGKPYLTTHISDVRGIDAVPTISINGENVFVGPGSRISGLEEGVHTQLSLEKLQSSDAQFDFSVALRGMGSLAFIPVADSAITNVQSNWPHPEFVGVSLPKERQVTAKGFTAAWASSRYSSSGVEVVERCIATTRCSDLTAHSSGVNFIQPVDIYLQSQRSIKYALLFIGLIFTSFFIFETMTPYKIHPIQYAFVGLAISVFYLLLISLAEHIAFAWAYFIGVLSCTGLLLFYVRYLFRSVKYAVVFCAMLAGLFGLLYMIVQAEDFALLMGAVLVFAVLAILMAVTRNIDWYGVAGQEQLKKA, encoded by the coding sequence ATGCAAAAACAAATCGCGTTTAAGTTATTGGCAATATTCATTGTGGGGCTAATGGTTTTAATCCCCGTTGGTATGGTGGAATACAAAGTTTATGAAAGGCAAAGTTTTATGGACGACGCGCGCGCTAGTGTTGCGCAAAGCTGGACAGGTAAGCAGAGCATTCTAACTCCCATTATTATTCTGCCTTATGTGATAAAGCCATTGGCCCCTAGCGCTTTTGTAACGGCTACAGGCGCCCCTGTAGAAAATACTAAAGAACAGGTGCTCTATGCCATAGTGCAGCCGGATGAGCTGGTAACTAATGCTGTTGTAAACAACAAAACAATTTATAAGGGTATCTATGAGGTACCGGTATACGATAGTCAGATAAAAATAACAGGGGTGTTTTCTAAACGCAGCGTAAGCGAGAGGCTTTCACAGATACAGCAAATAGCACACTTTCATAGGTTTGGTAAGCCATATTTAACCACGCATATTTCAGATGTGCGCGGTATAGATGCCGTGCCAACAATTAGCATAAACGGCGAGAATGTTTTCGTCGGCCCCGGCAGTCGTATTTCTGGTTTAGAGGAGGGCGTGCACACGCAGTTATCGTTAGAAAAACTGCAAAGCAGTGATGCTCAGTTCGATTTTTCTGTTGCGCTAAGGGGGATGGGTAGCTTGGCTTTTATACCGGTTGCCGATTCGGCGATAACTAATGTTCAGTCTAATTGGCCTCATCCGGAATTTGTGGGCGTGTCACTACCCAAGGAGAGGCAAGTTACGGCTAAAGGATTTACCGCTGCGTGGGCGAGTTCTCGATATTCTAGTAGTGGTGTTGAAGTTGTTGAGCGATGCATTGCTACTACGCGCTGCAGCGATTTAACGGCCCATTCTTCTGGGGTGAATTTTATTCAACCGGTAGATATTTATTTGCAATCTCAGCGCTCGATTAAATACGCGTTATTATTTATTGGCTTAATATTTACTAGCTTTTTTATTTTCGAAACAATGACGCCATATAAAATCCACCCTATTCAATATGCATTTGTTGGCTTGGCTATTTCGGTATTTTATTTGTTGCTTATTTCGTTAGCAGAGCATATTGCGTTTGCTTGGGCGTATTTCATTGGAGTGCTAAGTTGCACGGGATTGTTGTTATTTTATGTGCGCTATTTATTTCGCAGCGTAAAGTACGCGGTTGTGTTTTGCGCAATGTTAGCTGGCTTGTTTGGTTTGTTGTATATGATTGTGCAAGCAGAAGATTTTGCTTTACTGATGGGGGCTGTACTTGTATTCGCTGTGCTGGCAATACTAATGGCTGTTACGCGCAATATTGACTGGTATGGTGTTGCAGGGCAGGAGCAGCTGAAGAAAGCTTAG
- a CDS encoding beta-ketoacyl-ACP synthase III yields the protein MEVFITSSGHFLPGPPVTNQAMEEILGKVHGKPSRLRKRILQSNGIQTRHYAIDAQHNTTISNSQMAAKAAQNCLDNSYLSKPAVQLLSCATSQGDIVLPGFGSMVQADLQLADIELHTSHGICSSSMMALKAAYTSIKAEDKQNGLVVASELASRLFKASRYEAVNNSEELDFNAEFLRWMLSDGAGALLLENRPRKRCFRIDWIRGFSHADAFPVCMSVGYPKHNNGDKSWQDYPTYSEAEREGALLIRQDVRLLEQVVKLGVDGFLRLIHEQFITPQNINHVLCHYSSDYFRSKIFDMLNKAGVGIAEHKWYSNLATRGNTGCASLFIMLDEFSRTQQYTPGDTIICMVPESGRFNNVFMQLTVVDE from the coding sequence ATGGAAGTATTTATAACAAGTAGCGGCCATTTCTTACCCGGCCCACCCGTAACTAACCAAGCCATGGAAGAAATACTTGGCAAGGTACACGGCAAACCCTCACGATTGCGAAAACGCATTTTACAATCTAATGGCATTCAAACCCGACACTACGCAATAGACGCACAACACAACACCACCATTAGCAATAGCCAAATGGCAGCAAAGGCTGCTCAGAATTGTTTAGACAATAGCTATCTATCAAAACCCGCCGTGCAATTACTAAGTTGTGCCACCAGCCAAGGTGATATCGTGCTGCCAGGCTTTGGCAGTATGGTGCAGGCAGACTTGCAACTTGCCGATATAGAACTGCACACCAGCCACGGCATTTGCTCTAGCAGTATGATGGCTTTAAAAGCGGCTTACACCAGCATTAAAGCAGAAGACAAACAAAACGGTTTAGTGGTTGCCAGTGAACTCGCTTCGCGACTATTTAAAGCCAGCCGTTACGAAGCGGTAAATAACAGTGAAGAGCTAGACTTTAACGCCGAGTTTTTGCGCTGGATGCTTTCCGACGGCGCGGGCGCACTACTATTAGAAAACCGCCCAAGAAAACGCTGCTTTCGCATAGATTGGATACGGGGCTTCTCCCATGCCGATGCCTTTCCTGTATGTATGAGTGTAGGCTACCCCAAGCACAATAACGGCGATAAAAGCTGGCAAGATTACCCCACCTATAGCGAAGCCGAACGCGAAGGTGCGCTGCTTATCCGCCAAGACGTAAGACTACTAGAACAAGTAGTAAAACTGGGGGTAGATGGTTTTTTACGCTTAATACACGAGCAATTTATTACCCCCCAAAACATTAACCATGTATTGTGCCACTACTCCTCCGATTATTTTCGATCGAAAATTTTCGACATGCTCAATAAAGCGGGCGTGGGTATAGCCGAGCATAAATGGTATTCCAACCTCGCCACCCGAGGTAATACCGGCTGTGCATCGCTATTTATTATGCTCGATGAATTTTCGCGCACTCAACAATATACACCCGGCGACACCATAATATGCATGGTGCCAGAAAGCGGGCGTTTTAATAATGTATTTATGCAGTTAACGGTTGTAGATGAATAA